Proteins from a genomic interval of Paenibacillus sp. FSL H8-0048:
- a CDS encoding metal ABC transporter ATP-binding protein — protein sequence MQPVSLDCHQHMIEIQDLSFSYGEQKVISNLNYTVKERDFLGILGSNGAGKTTLLKMIVGLLPASSGEIRLFGQPVRKFKDWERIGYVPQKNAFNPLFPATVREVVLSGLYNNKNLIRRVSKAQHRQCEDALEVMRIQDIAEKRVGQLSGGQQQRVFLARALINHPDLLILDEPTVGIDAETQAGFFELIMHMHAHHHMTFLMVSHDIDMMKNYLGSEPVQKNGKINFYCRHSHEAQNCEVDNLQHTLS from the coding sequence ATGCAACCGGTATCCCTGGACTGCCATCAGCATATGATCGAAATACAGGATTTGTCCTTCTCCTACGGGGAACAGAAGGTCATTTCGAACTTGAATTATACGGTAAAAGAACGTGATTTCCTCGGTATCCTCGGTTCTAACGGTGCCGGCAAGACGACACTGCTTAAGATGATTGTCGGCCTGTTGCCTGCTTCAAGCGGTGAGATCCGGCTGTTCGGCCAGCCGGTAAGGAAGTTCAAAGACTGGGAGCGTATCGGCTATGTGCCGCAGAAGAATGCGTTCAACCCGTTGTTCCCGGCAACGGTCCGTGAGGTCGTATTGTCCGGCCTGTACAACAACAAGAACCTGATCCGGCGGGTCTCGAAGGCCCAGCACCGGCAGTGTGAGGATGCCCTGGAAGTCATGCGGATTCAGGATATTGCGGAGAAAAGAGTCGGCCAGCTGTCCGGCGGCCAGCAGCAGCGTGTATTCCTGGCACGCGCGCTGATCAACCACCCGGATCTGCTGATTCTGGATGAGCCTACCGTCGGCATTGATGCCGAGACCCAGGCCGGATTCTTCGAGCTGATCATGCACATGCATGCCCATCATCATATGACCTTCCTGATGGTGTCGCATGATATCGACATGATGAAGAATTACCTGGGCAGCGAGCCGGTCCAGAAGAACGGTAAAATCAACTTCTATTGCCGCCACTCGCATGAGGCGCAGAACTGTGAAGTCGATAATTTACAGCATACGTTGTCCTGA
- a CDS encoding metal ABC transporter permease: MEILFSDFFQRALAGGLMIGITAPLIGVFLVLRRLSMIGDTLAHVTIAGVALGFLTGFYPLGAGLIFAVVASFAIEKLRKAYKSYAELSIAIIMSGGVALASLFFTLGKGYNADVMSYLFGSIYTLNTTDLVVVGIVTIAVVVVVTLFFKEFFLLSFEEDAASVSGLPVKLLNMLITVLTALVISTAIKIVGSLLVSALLTIPVAISLLLSRSFKSSVILSVAIAEIAVTSGLVIAGVWNLAPGATIVLLLIALLTLTLIGKKGLPA; the protein is encoded by the coding sequence TTGGAAATCCTGTTTAGTGATTTTTTCCAGCGGGCGCTGGCCGGCGGGCTGATGATTGGCATTACGGCGCCGCTAATCGGCGTTTTTCTGGTGCTGCGGCGTCTGTCCATGATTGGAGATACACTGGCGCATGTTACGATTGCCGGGGTAGCGCTGGGTTTTCTGACCGGCTTTTATCCGTTGGGGGCGGGGCTGATCTTTGCGGTCGTGGCCTCATTTGCCATTGAGAAGCTGCGCAAAGCCTACAAAAGCTACGCTGAGCTGTCCATTGCGATCATCATGTCGGGCGGTGTAGCGCTGGCCTCACTATTTTTCACCCTGGGCAAAGGGTATAATGCAGATGTAATGAGCTATTTGTTCGGCAGCATCTATACGCTCAATACAACGGATCTTGTCGTGGTGGGAATCGTAACGATTGCGGTTGTAGTCGTCGTAACCTTATTCTTCAAGGAATTCTTCCTGCTCAGCTTCGAGGAGGATGCGGCCAGTGTCAGCGGACTTCCGGTGAAGCTGCTCAATATGCTGATTACGGTGTTAACGGCTCTGGTGATCAGTACGGCGATCAAGATTGTCGGCTCGCTGCTGGTCTCTGCGCTGTTGACCATTCCTGTAGCCATTAGTCTGCTGCTGTCCCGGAGCTTCAAGTCTTCAGTTATTCTGTCGGTGGCGATTGCCGAGATTGCTGTCACTTCCGGACTGGTCATTGCTGGAGTATGGAATCTGGCTCCGGGAGCAACGATTGTTCTGCTGTTAATTGCACTATTGACTCTAACCCTCATCGGCAAAAAAGGGCTGCCAGCCTAA
- a CDS encoding cytochrome c biogenesis CcdA family protein, with translation MEGDAPVSNLNAGIAFAAGVASFISPCCLPLYPSYLSYITGLSVQELKSGSNSKEVRLRTLSHTLAFILGFSAVFYTLGFGAGLFGEFFNGQRDLIRQLSAILIIVMGLFLLGIFQPQFLLRERKLELRWKPAGYLGSFIFGIGFSAGWSPCIGPILTAIIALSASDPGTWFTMITAYSIGFALPFFGLAFFLGGARKILKYSNLLMKLGGGLMVFMGILLFTDQMFRITIWLQGITPRWLIF, from the coding sequence ATGGAAGGAGATGCGCCCGTGTCCAACCTGAATGCAGGAATCGCTTTTGCCGCCGGAGTGGCGTCATTCATATCGCCTTGCTGCCTGCCGCTCTATCCCTCTTATCTATCTTATATTACCGGCTTATCGGTCCAGGAGCTGAAGAGCGGCAGCAACAGCAAAGAGGTCCGTCTCCGGACCCTCTCGCATACGCTGGCGTTCATATTGGGCTTCTCGGCAGTGTTCTATACGCTTGGTTTTGGAGCTGGCTTGTTCGGTGAATTCTTCAATGGCCAGCGGGATTTGATCCGTCAGTTGTCGGCAATCTTAATCATTGTCATGGGGCTCTTTCTGCTGGGGATATTCCAACCGCAGTTTCTGCTCCGGGAACGCAAGCTGGAGCTGCGATGGAAGCCTGCCGGGTACCTCGGCTCCTTCATTTTCGGCATCGGATTCTCGGCAGGCTGGTCGCCCTGCATAGGTCCCATTCTAACTGCTATTATTGCGTTATCGGCCAGTGATCCCGGAACATGGTTTACAATGATTACGGCATACAGTATCGGCTTTGCCCTGCCGTTCTTCGGACTGGCCTTTTTCCTGGGCGGGGCGCGCAAGATCCTGAAATACTCCAACCTGCTGATGAAGCTGGGCGGCGGGCTGATGGTATTCATGGGCATTCTGCTGTTCACCGACCAGATGTTCCGCATTACGATTTGGCTGCAGGGCATCACGCCGCGCTGGCTGATTTTCTAA
- the splB gene encoding spore photoproduct lyase: MSLITPERPPAKRIRKPTGLFIPELVFFEPDALNYPKGERIMEWVKSRNIPYRMTTSHNRITNLPGETEVEQYKIAKRTLVVGLRKTLTFDQSKPSADYAIPIATGCMGHCHYCYLQTTLGAKPYIRVYVNTGDIIDAAKKYITERSPEITTFEAACTSDPLGLEHITGSLTELIEFMAEEPLGRLRFVTKYQHVEPLLKLKHNGHTRVRFSVNADYVIKNFEPATSRFEERIEAAGQIARSGYPLGFIIAPIIWHDGWEEGYSELLEKLAHALPPGIGKGLTFEMIQHRFTKTAKTVIEKRYPKSKLEMDIEKRKKKWGKWGQNKYVYPDEQQTALREFITERIFEQFPEAGIDYFT, encoded by the coding sequence ATGAGCTTAATCACACCCGAACGCCCTCCTGCCAAAAGAATACGCAAGCCCACCGGCCTCTTCATCCCGGAACTGGTGTTCTTTGAACCTGATGCGCTGAATTATCCCAAAGGGGAGCGGATTATGGAGTGGGTCAAGTCCCGCAATATTCCCTACCGCATGACCACCTCGCATAACCGGATCACCAATCTGCCGGGCGAGACGGAAGTCGAGCAATACAAAATCGCCAAACGGACGCTTGTGGTCGGCTTGCGCAAGACGCTTACTTTTGACCAGTCGAAGCCGTCTGCCGATTATGCAATTCCTATTGCCACCGGGTGCATGGGCCACTGCCATTATTGTTACCTGCAGACCACGCTGGGTGCGAAGCCCTACATCCGTGTCTATGTCAACACCGGGGACATCATCGATGCAGCCAAAAAATATATCACCGAGCGCTCCCCGGAAATTACGACATTCGAAGCAGCCTGTACCTCAGACCCGCTTGGCCTTGAGCATATTACCGGCTCGCTGACGGAGCTGATCGAATTCATGGCGGAAGAGCCGCTCGGGCGGCTGCGCTTCGTGACCAAATACCAGCATGTCGAGCCGCTGCTGAAGCTGAAGCATAACGGCCATACCCGTGTTCGCTTCAGCGTGAACGCAGATTATGTGATTAAGAACTTTGAGCCAGCCACCTCACGTTTCGAGGAACGGATTGAGGCCGCCGGACAGATCGCCCGTTCCGGGTATCCGCTGGGCTTCATCATTGCCCCTATTATCTGGCATGACGGCTGGGAAGAAGGCTACAGCGAGCTGCTGGAGAAGCTGGCGCATGCGCTGCCGCCGGGAATTGGCAAGGGGCTGACCTTTGAGATGATCCAGCACCGCTTCACTAAGACGGCCAAGACCGTGATCGAGAAGCGTTATCCGAAGTCGAAGCTGGAGATGGATATTGAGAAACGCAAGAAGAAATGGGGGAAATGGGGACAGAACAAATATGTCTACCCGGACGAACAGCAAACCGCCCTGCGCGAATTCATCACAGAGCGGATTTTTGAACAATTTCCGGAAGCGGGGATTGATTATTTCACTTAA
- the mntR gene encoding transcriptional regulator MntR: MPTPSMEDYLERIYKLIDEKGYARVSDIAEGLEVHPSSVTKMIQKLDKDEYLIYEKYRGLVLTSKGKKVGKRLVDRHQLLEEFLGIIGVQQEHIYKDVEGIEHHLSWDSITRIETLVEYFRRDEARVQTLYDIHHEIASDS; the protein is encoded by the coding sequence ATGCCAACACCCAGCATGGAGGATTATTTGGAGCGCATATACAAGCTCATCGACGAGAAGGGTTATGCGCGGGTCTCGGATATTGCCGAGGGGCTGGAAGTCCATCCCTCCTCTGTGACCAAGATGATCCAAAAACTGGATAAGGACGAATATCTCATCTATGAGAAATATCGTGGGCTTGTCCTAACAAGCAAAGGAAAAAAAGTGGGGAAACGTCTTGTGGACCGCCATCAGCTGCTGGAGGAGTTCCTCGGGATTATTGGGGTACAGCAAGAGCATATTTATAAGGATGTTGAAGGCATTGAGCATCACTTGAGCTGGGATTCCATCACCCGGATCGAAACGCTGGTGGAATATTTCCGCCGGGATGAAGCGCGTGTGCAGACCTTGTACGATATTCACCATGAGATAGCCAGCGATTCATAA
- a CDS encoding family 10 glycosylhydrolase produces MNYRKWIMALLVLILCLPVWTPKVKAASVQITIELDGETLNPDVPPYITRTNVTMVPAGVISQGLGAGVKWDQASKTATISKDNNVLQLTSGKTSAIVNGAAVRLDTSVQISQGRVMVPLRFVSEQLGLQVVWDQATKHISLYSGMEIGGPSTPVTPTVPTVPTPTVPTPSVPIPTVPSPTVPSIPGVKTGKAMKGAWVSTVYNLDWPSTSSAGNPDKQKKEFDSLLDKLKAAGFNSVFVQVRPSGDALYPSQIVPWSKVLSGTQGKEPGYDPLAYMVNSAHSRGMQLHAWFNPFRATTDASTSSLAPNHVAKLHPDWIVKAENKLYINPGIPEARQHIIDTVMEVVRGYDVDGVHLDDYFYPSNVAFADDTAFKTYNTQGITSKGNWRRDNINQFIRQLGQEIHAVKPSVSYGVSPFGVWRNKKADSTGSDTTAGVSAYDDMYADVRTWIQNGWIDYVAPQVYWSLSFSAARYDKLVDWWVNEVKGTKVKLYIGLASYKVGDTKQTAEWQSGDQIINQLKYNEKYDEVSGSILFRANDIVVRDPYGLASLLSFYFKS; encoded by the coding sequence ATGAATTACCGTAAATGGATTATGGCATTACTTGTGCTTATATTGTGTCTTCCGGTGTGGACGCCGAAGGTCAAGGCAGCTTCTGTGCAAATCACCATTGAACTGGATGGGGAGACGCTGAACCCGGATGTGCCGCCTTATATTACACGTACTAACGTTACGATGGTGCCGGCCGGAGTGATTAGCCAGGGACTGGGTGCCGGTGTGAAATGGGATCAGGCCAGTAAGACAGCAACCATCAGCAAGGATAATAATGTACTGCAGCTGACCAGCGGCAAAACAAGCGCAATCGTTAACGGTGCTGCCGTCCGTCTGGATACTTCTGTGCAGATCTCGCAGGGGCGGGTGATGGTACCGCTTCGCTTTGTAAGCGAGCAGCTTGGGCTTCAGGTAGTCTGGGATCAGGCTACGAAGCATATTTCCTTATATTCCGGCATGGAGATCGGCGGGCCTTCTACACCTGTGACGCCGACCGTTCCGACAGTGCCTACACCAACGGTACCTACGCCATCTGTGCCTATCCCAACGGTGCCGTCACCAACCGTACCTTCCATTCCTGGTGTCAAGACCGGGAAGGCGATGAAGGGTGCCTGGGTATCTACCGTGTATAATCTGGATTGGCCCTCAACGTCTTCGGCAGGCAATCCGGACAAGCAGAAGAAGGAGTTCGACAGCCTGCTGGACAAGCTGAAGGCGGCCGGATTCAATAGTGTATTCGTCCAGGTCAGACCTTCCGGTGATGCGCTCTATCCTTCACAGATCGTGCCCTGGTCCAAGGTGCTTAGCGGGACTCAGGGTAAGGAGCCCGGCTATGATCCGCTGGCCTATATGGTTAACAGTGCCCATAGCCGGGGAATGCAGCTGCACGCCTGGTTCAATCCGTTCCGGGCTACAACCGACGCTTCTACCAGCAGTCTAGCCCCTAACCATGTCGCTAAGCTTCATCCGGACTGGATTGTTAAGGCGGAGAACAAGCTGTACATCAATCCGGGGATTCCGGAAGCGCGGCAGCATATCATTGACACGGTGATGGAGGTAGTCAGAGGATATGATGTCGACGGGGTGCATCTGGATGATTACTTCTATCCGTCCAATGTAGCTTTTGCCGATGACACAGCCTTCAAGACCTACAATACACAAGGGATTACCAGCAAAGGCAACTGGCGGCGGGATAATATCAACCAGTTCATCCGTCAGCTGGGGCAGGAGATTCATGCAGTGAAGCCTTCCGTCTCTTACGGAGTCAGCCCGTTCGGGGTATGGCGCAACAAAAAAGCGGACAGCACCGGCTCAGATACTACAGCAGGGGTGTCAGCCTATGATGATATGTATGCGGATGTGCGCACCTGGATTCAGAACGGCTGGATCGATTATGTAGCCCCGCAGGTCTACTGGAGCCTCTCTTTCAGCGCCGCCCGTTATGATAAGCTGGTGGACTGGTGGGTGAATGAGGTTAAGGGAACGAAGGTTAAGCTGTACATCGGTCTGGCTTCCTACAAGGTTGGAGATACCAAGCAGACAGCGGAATGGCAGAGCGGAGATCAGATTATCAACCAGCTCAAATATAATGAGAAATACGATGAGGTATCAGGCAGCATCCTGTTCCGGGCGAATGATATTGTGGTTCGTGACCCGTACGGGCTGGCCAGTCTGCTCAGCTTCTATTTCAAGAGTTAA
- a CDS encoding patatin-like phospholipase family protein: MEINAVFEGGGVKGIALAGAVEATERAGRTFGRVAGTSSGSIIASLLAAGYSGEIMSRIIRRTPFTSFLKRGALYNTAFVGPALRVLLKKGLYSGQALESWIRGLLLEQGIVTFRDLPRGKLRVITSDITNGRIVVLPDDLVLYGIEPERFEVAKAVRMSCSIPYFFDPVILRLAGEAARGKSFSGQLVYMVDGGVLSNFPLWLFDEKKDGFLSPQRRTPTIGYQLIGKTAPQPHHITGPFSMLEAMVETMLSAHDERYIETDKFVRTVKIPTLGISTTEFHITQAQTDALYTAGIAAGEEFFANYRPAPPSCTRREALDPAGSRR; encoded by the coding sequence ATGGAGATTAACGCAGTATTTGAAGGCGGGGGAGTCAAAGGAATTGCCCTGGCAGGTGCGGTGGAGGCGACGGAACGCGCGGGACGCACCTTCGGGCGGGTAGCAGGAACCTCATCCGGTTCGATCATTGCCTCGCTGCTGGCAGCGGGGTACAGCGGGGAGATCATGAGCCGGATTATCCGGCGAACACCGTTCACCTCTTTTCTGAAGCGGGGAGCACTCTACAACACCGCCTTTGTTGGGCCGGCCTTGCGTGTGCTGCTCAAGAAAGGACTGTACTCAGGTCAGGCGCTGGAATCGTGGATACGCGGCTTGCTGCTGGAGCAGGGGATAGTTACGTTCCGGGATCTGCCGCGCGGCAAGCTGCGGGTGATTACATCGGACATTACCAACGGGCGGATTGTGGTGCTGCCTGATGATCTGGTGCTGTACGGGATCGAGCCTGAGCGCTTCGAAGTTGCCAAGGCGGTGCGGATGAGCTGCAGCATTCCGTATTTCTTCGATCCGGTGATCCTGCGGCTGGCCGGAGAGGCGGCCCGGGGGAAATCGTTCAGCGGGCAGCTGGTCTATATGGTGGACGGGGGAGTGCTGAGTAATTTCCCGCTCTGGCTGTTCGATGAGAAGAAGGACGGCTTCCTCTCGCCGCAGCGCAGGACACCAACGATCGGCTATCAGCTGATCGGGAAGACGGCTCCGCAGCCTCATCATATTACGGGGCCATTCAGCATGCTGGAGGCAATGGTGGAGACGATGCTCTCCGCGCATGATGAACGCTATATTGAGACGGATAAATTCGTTCGTACGGTCAAAATCCCTACGCTGGGTATCTCCACCACCGAGTTTCATATTACACAGGCACAGACGGACGCCTTGTATACGGCGGGCATCGCAGCCGGAGAAGAGTTCTTCGCTAACTATCGTCCGGCACCGCCGTCCTGCACCCGGAGGGAAGCCCTTGATCCCGCAGGTTCAAGGCGGTAA
- a CDS encoding DUF1385 domain-containing protein, with the protein MFGGKHVNVTAVRRKNQEITFLEVPKSDKSWVLKLRKIPLLRGIVSIIDSSAKGSKHLNYSAESYAEDETEPEELAKQQAKGKDKKKDEGWSLGMIFGVAVMGILSFLFGKLIFTLVPVFVEDFLFKNVFDNYILHNLVEGGIKLVLLLVYLWAISQTPVIKRLFQYHGAEHKVISAFEAGEELTVANVQKYSRLHYRCGSSFMMLTIILGVIIYSVVPWDSLMERVLQRIVLLPVVIGISFEVLKGTNAVRDIPGLKYLGYPGLWLQLLTTKEPKDDMVEVSIASFNRMRELDAAIEAKGYSEASVSGGILDPAKG; encoded by the coding sequence ATGTTCGGCGGCAAGCATGTCAACGTAACAGCAGTAAGACGAAAGAATCAGGAGATTACATTTTTGGAGGTGCCGAAGAGCGATAAGAGCTGGGTCCTTAAACTGCGCAAGATTCCGCTGCTTCGCGGCATTGTCAGTATTATAGATTCCAGCGCCAAAGGCTCGAAGCATCTGAACTATTCGGCAGAATCTTATGCCGAGGACGAGACGGAGCCGGAAGAGCTTGCCAAGCAGCAGGCGAAGGGTAAGGACAAAAAGAAGGACGAAGGCTGGAGCCTCGGAATGATCTTCGGTGTAGCTGTAATGGGGATTTTGTCTTTCCTGTTCGGCAAGCTGATTTTTACGCTGGTCCCGGTATTCGTAGAAGATTTTTTGTTCAAGAATGTATTTGACAACTATATTCTGCACAACCTTGTGGAAGGCGGCATTAAGCTGGTTCTCCTGCTCGTCTATCTCTGGGCGATCTCCCAGACGCCAGTGATCAAGCGGCTCTTCCAGTATCACGGAGCTGAGCATAAGGTCATCAGCGCCTTCGAAGCCGGTGAAGAGCTGACCGTAGCGAACGTACAGAAATACAGCCGTCTGCATTACCGCTGCGGAAGCAGCTTCATGATGCTGACGATTATCCTCGGTGTAATTATCTACTCAGTCGTCCCGTGGGATTCCCTGATGGAACGGGTGCTGCAGCGTATCGTTCTTTTGCCGGTGGTCATTGGAATCTCGTTCGAGGTACTGAAGGGCACGAATGCGGTAAGAGATATTCCCGGCCTCAAGTATCTGGGGTACCCGGGCCTGTGGCTGCAGCTGTTGACTACCAAGGAGCCTAAGGACGATATGGTAGAGGTGTCGATCGCTTCCTTCAACCGGATGCGGGAGCTGGACGCTGCAATTGAAGCAAAAGGATATTCGGAGGCAAGTGTGTCAGGCGGCATTTTGGATCCTGCGAAAGGATGA